One genomic segment of Pelagerythrobacter marensis includes these proteins:
- a CDS encoding type I restriction endonuclease subunit R, whose translation MTSPRFSTSEEGGVQLPAVMTLARLGWRYVSRAEGEAQRRGRLEQVILEDVLAERMVAINRIRQRGKTHAVPDEAARELIEKLKEAASDRAIGLMPANERVTNLLKLGESVDVEVDGEKRGRQLKFIDWDNPENNLFHMTAEFPVRRERREDTRRPDIVLFVNGIPLVVIEVKCSAIETQQGISQQLRNQAPDEIPRLFTVSQMLIAANDSDPRYATSGTPSKFWSLWREEEIADSQVERIVNAGLDPDEASKIWIDFDRHRRTHDGLMDPGAGGRLPNQLDRLLISLCRPDRLLDIVRGFTLFDNGVKKVARYQQYFGVRRSLERVRQHDDDGHRKGGVIWHTQGSGKSLTMVMLAGAIEREFGKARFVLVTDRVDLDRQLTQTFRNAGKQPQQATRGSDLIRMLKDKRPVITTLIHKFKAGLASAGSFTDPDTDIFVLVDESHRSQTVKDIDSLHRQMRKVLPGAAYIGFTGTPLLKREKSTFDRFGGLIHDYKIDQAVADKAVVPLLYEGRHVEMEAQQANLDKWFERKTRNLTDGQKADLKKRIARAQVVQGVEPWLNEVAQDVSEDFERTMLGTPYKAQLVAPFKREAVLLHKMLEEIGIVESAVIISKSDDREGHEDVGDDDDDIVQSFIKKVEAKQPLAKYEEDTIRAFKSGVGVDVLIVVDKLLTGFDAPRNQTLYIAKNLRDHKLLQAIARVNRLFSSEEKDEDGDALYDKEHGRIVDYVGILEDLDQALTAYSAFEGYDEGDVAQALVSIREEVDTLPDKHAALLDLFTGVGNHYDPEAYALHLRDELRRKRFYDRLSDFARTLQTAFGSDQFVENTEPRVIANYKQDLKRFEALRRAVRLRYGDAEEDYDYKRYQASIRALLDKHIDATELVAIVPPVDIFDEENFKRTVEEQTGTAASVADAIASATQRSITERMDEDPAMYRRFAKMVQDIIDGFREGRLSEKDYLTKAHEIREQVFAGSRAKTEETPASLRGDPLGSAIYGQARASVEEMAGEQSAKISEEIAVEFASIIERHKRVGWTTDPNAENAMRQDMDDYLFDHIKGARGLYGLSVEAIDSLMDAAIAIAKRQAAR comes from the coding sequence ATGACATCGCCCCGCTTCTCCACCAGCGAAGAAGGCGGCGTGCAACTCCCCGCCGTCATGACTCTGGCGCGGCTGGGCTGGCGCTACGTCAGCCGGGCTGAAGGAGAAGCGCAGCGACGCGGTCGGCTGGAGCAGGTCATACTTGAGGACGTGCTTGCCGAGCGCATGGTGGCTATCAACCGCATCCGCCAGCGGGGCAAGACGCATGCCGTGCCCGACGAGGCGGCGCGCGAGCTGATCGAGAAACTGAAGGAAGCGGCCAGCGATCGCGCCATCGGCCTGATGCCCGCCAACGAGCGGGTGACGAACCTGCTCAAGCTGGGCGAGAGCGTCGACGTGGAGGTCGATGGGGAAAAGCGCGGGCGGCAGCTCAAGTTCATCGACTGGGACAATCCCGAGAACAACCTGTTCCATATGACTGCCGAGTTTCCCGTCCGCCGCGAGCGGCGTGAGGATACACGGCGGCCCGATATCGTGCTGTTCGTCAACGGCATCCCGCTGGTGGTGATCGAGGTGAAGTGCTCCGCCATCGAAACGCAGCAGGGCATCAGCCAGCAATTGCGCAACCAGGCGCCTGACGAAATCCCGCGCCTCTTCACTGTCTCGCAAATGCTGATCGCCGCCAACGACAGCGATCCGCGCTACGCCACTAGCGGCACCCCATCGAAGTTCTGGTCGCTCTGGCGCGAGGAGGAAATCGCCGACAGCCAGGTTGAGCGGATCGTAAACGCCGGCCTTGACCCCGACGAAGCATCGAAGATCTGGATAGATTTTGACCGACATCGGCGGACCCATGACGGCCTGATGGATCCCGGCGCGGGCGGACGGCTGCCCAACCAGCTCGACCGCTTGCTCATCAGCCTGTGCCGCCCCGACCGCCTGCTCGATATCGTCCGCGGCTTCACGCTATTCGACAATGGCGTGAAGAAGGTCGCGCGCTATCAGCAGTATTTTGGCGTGCGCCGTTCGCTCGAACGGGTCCGCCAACACGACGACGATGGTCACCGCAAGGGCGGTGTGATCTGGCACACGCAGGGTTCGGGCAAATCGCTGACCATGGTGATGCTCGCCGGCGCGATCGAACGCGAGTTCGGCAAGGCGCGCTTCGTGTTGGTAACGGACCGTGTCGATCTCGACCGTCAGCTTACACAGACCTTCCGAAACGCCGGCAAGCAACCGCAGCAGGCAACGCGGGGCAGCGACCTGATCCGCATGCTGAAGGACAAGCGGCCGGTCATCACGACGCTGATCCACAAATTCAAGGCGGGGCTGGCTTCGGCGGGCAGCTTCACCGATCCCGATACCGACATTTTTGTGCTGGTCGACGAAAGCCACCGCAGCCAGACGGTCAAGGATATCGACAGCCTCCATCGCCAAATGCGGAAGGTGCTGCCCGGTGCGGCCTATATCGGCTTCACCGGCACCCCGCTGCTGAAGCGCGAGAAGAGCACCTTCGACCGCTTCGGTGGGCTGATCCACGATTACAAGATCGATCAGGCTGTGGCGGACAAGGCGGTGGTGCCGCTGCTCTACGAAGGCCGCCACGTCGAGATGGAGGCGCAACAGGCGAACCTCGACAAGTGGTTCGAGCGCAAGACGCGCAACCTGACGGACGGTCAGAAGGCCGACCTGAAGAAGCGCATCGCCCGCGCACAGGTCGTTCAGGGCGTGGAGCCGTGGCTGAACGAAGTCGCCCAGGACGTGAGCGAGGATTTCGAGCGGACGATGTTGGGCACGCCCTACAAGGCGCAGCTCGTCGCCCCCTTCAAGCGCGAGGCGGTGCTGTTGCACAAGATGCTCGAGGAGATAGGCATCGTCGAAAGCGCTGTGATCATTTCGAAGAGCGACGACCGTGAGGGTCACGAGGACGTCGGCGACGATGACGACGATATCGTTCAGTCCTTCATCAAGAAGGTCGAGGCGAAGCAGCCCTTGGCCAAATACGAGGAAGACACAATCCGCGCCTTCAAGAGTGGCGTGGGGGTGGATGTTTTGATCGTCGTCGACAAGCTGCTCACCGGCTTCGATGCGCCGCGCAACCAGACGCTCTACATTGCCAAGAACCTGCGGGATCATAAGCTGCTGCAGGCAATCGCACGGGTTAATCGGCTGTTCTCCAGCGAGGAGAAGGACGAGGATGGCGACGCGCTCTATGACAAGGAGCACGGCCGTATCGTCGATTACGTCGGCATACTCGAGGACCTTGATCAGGCGCTTACTGCTTACAGCGCGTTCGAGGGATACGACGAGGGCGACGTGGCGCAGGCTCTGGTGTCGATCCGCGAGGAGGTCGACACCTTGCCGGACAAGCACGCAGCCTTGCTCGACCTCTTCACGGGGGTGGGCAATCACTACGATCCGGAAGCCTATGCGCTTCACCTGCGCGACGAGCTTCGCCGGAAGCGCTTCTACGATCGGCTGTCCGATTTTGCCCGCACGCTCCAGACGGCCTTCGGCTCCGACCAGTTCGTAGAGAATACGGAGCCCCGGGTGATCGCAAACTACAAGCAGGACCTGAAGCGCTTCGAGGCGCTGCGCCGCGCGGTTCGCCTGCGTTATGGCGACGCCGAAGAGGACTACGACTACAAGCGCTATCAGGCTTCGATCCGGGCGCTGCTCGACAAGCATATTGACGCGACGGAGCTGGTGGCGATCGTGCCGCCGGTCGACATCTTCGACGAAGAGAATTTCAAGCGCACTGTCGAGGAGCAGACGGGGACGGCGGCCAGCGTTGCCGACGCGATTGCGTCGGCCACCCAGCGCTCGATCACAGAACGGATGGATGAGGACCCGGCGATGTATCGGCGGTTCGCCAAGATGGTGCAGGACATCATCGACGGTTTTCGCGAGGGTCGCCTGAGCGAGAAGGATTATCTGACCAAGGCCCACGAAATCCGGGAGCAGGTCTTCGCAGGATCGCGGGCGAAAACGGAGGAAACGCCCGCATCGCTCCGCGGAGATCCGTTGGGCAGTGCCATCTACGGTCAAGCGCGGGCTTCGGTTGAAGAGATGGCGGGCGAGCAGTCTGCCAAGATTTCCGAAGAGATTGCCGTCGAGTTTGCTTCGATCATCGAGCGTCACAAGCGGGTGGGCTGGACGACGGACCCGAATGCTGAAAACGCGATGCGGCAGGATATGGACGACTATCTGTTTGACCACATCAAGGGCGCGCGAGGCCTTTACGGTTTGTCTGTCGAAGCGATCGACAGCCTGATGGACGCCGCCATCGCTATCGCGAAACGGCAGGCGGCTCGCTGA
- a CDS encoding M48 family metallopeptidase, whose translation MEQHAIEIGGELIRFQLRRSQRKTMGISVSPDQAVLVSAPDKADFADIESRVRKKAGWILDKQAEFSTRSVEATPRQFKPGETFLHLGQQYRLRVDPDRVGVVREGSRIIVGAIQPNEADRIRNRLVRWYMKEARQHLPAALERCLPVFRKEVERKPKLLIRPIKMRWGSYISATHTLILNRSLVQVSPPLIDYVVAHELAHVGYGDHGPAFTANLTEKMPDWRTRKRALEKLGLELFDAPILR comes from the coding sequence ATGGAACAGCACGCAATTGAGATTGGTGGGGAACTGATACGTTTCCAGCTGCGTCGCTCGCAGCGAAAAACCATGGGTATCTCGGTTTCGCCCGATCAAGCGGTTTTGGTCAGCGCACCCGACAAGGCGGATTTCGCCGACATCGAAAGTCGCGTTCGAAAAAAGGCCGGTTGGATACTCGACAAGCAGGCCGAGTTCTCGACTAGGAGTGTCGAGGCAACTCCGAGGCAGTTCAAGCCAGGTGAGACATTCCTTCATCTTGGCCAGCAATATCGGCTGCGGGTGGATCCAGACAGGGTGGGTGTAGTGCGCGAAGGGTCGCGCATAATCGTCGGCGCGATCCAACCGAACGAAGCCGATCGCATCCGCAACCGCTTGGTTAGATGGTATATGAAGGAGGCTCGACAGCACTTGCCTGCCGCGCTCGAAAGATGCCTGCCCGTTTTCCGCAAGGAGGTAGAGCGAAAGCCCAAACTTCTCATCAGGCCGATCAAGATGCGCTGGGGTTCTTATATCTCGGCGACCCATACGTTGATTCTCAACCGATCACTCGTGCAGGTCTCGCCACCGCTGATCGATTACGTTGTCGCTCACGAGCTCGCGCACGTTGGATATGGCGATCATGGACCGGCCTTCACCGCTAACCTTACCGAGAAAATGCCCGACTGGAGGACGCGTAAGAGGGCTCTGGAGAAGCTAGGACTAGAGCTTTTTGATGCTCCCATTCTCCGGTGA
- a CDS encoding DUF885 family protein translates to MRKFTMTAAAALLAGAAISTATGAAAETGQAAAERSAANIPNGDRAYEELVDLFTAFDQWRKPEAIDGVVDYSPATVAKRRKQLRAFQAKLPDFAVAQWDRHRQVDYLAIRAQMDLADFTLNVTKPWARDPGMYVDDLQRLAYTELPLQGDDLTAFRARLQAIPGYLAQAQINLDSVAADYADLAIHSLSHGDGVGHGMPYRAVEPEGAIGWYADLHSRAAAQQPDLLSDIEAAQQAIAGFRDWLIASRPQMTAPAGVGREAYDWFLTNVRLMPYDSDQIVTLAERELQRHWANYTTERHRNRNLPELELPQSAQEYEAQLAGTDAKIREWLADEEIISIPDYIPDSYQEVGYNAPWIVRPEGPMFWEQIQFRDAAPDHLHATFPGHRFDGMTARRVSHPVRRNISDSGRTEGWGFYLEETALQLGLFDDRPRTRELIYIFGLFRAARTIGDVKMQRNEMSVEETMAYWKDWTPYLDDNVARVDAGIYIRRPPGYGMTYTIGAMQLQQLLVDRKRQLGDAFSIKDFHDYLMGTGRLPVSLLRYDLTGYDDEIEKLWRHVPLSDVRPAQR, encoded by the coding sequence ATGCGAAAGTTCACTATGACAGCCGCAGCAGCTCTGCTGGCCGGTGCCGCCATTTCGACAGCCACCGGCGCAGCGGCGGAAACGGGGCAAGCGGCGGCTGAGCGATCTGCGGCCAACATCCCCAACGGCGATCGGGCTTATGAGGAACTGGTCGATCTCTTCACCGCATTCGACCAATGGCGCAAACCGGAAGCGATCGACGGCGTAGTCGATTACAGCCCAGCCACCGTCGCGAAGCGTAGGAAGCAGCTTCGCGCCTTTCAGGCGAAACTGCCGGACTTCGCGGTGGCGCAATGGGATCGCCATCGGCAGGTCGATTATCTGGCAATCCGGGCACAGATGGATCTGGCCGACTTCACCTTGAACGTCACGAAGCCCTGGGCTCGCGATCCAGGCATGTACGTCGATGATCTGCAGCGCCTGGCTTACACCGAGTTGCCGCTGCAGGGAGACGATCTGACAGCCTTTCGCGCCAGATTGCAGGCGATACCGGGCTATCTCGCGCAAGCGCAGATCAATCTCGATTCGGTAGCCGCGGACTATGCGGATCTCGCGATACACAGTTTGTCGCACGGTGATGGCGTCGGGCACGGCATGCCTTATCGCGCGGTGGAACCCGAAGGTGCGATCGGCTGGTATGCCGATCTCCATTCCCGCGCCGCCGCGCAGCAACCAGATCTGCTGTCCGATATCGAAGCCGCGCAGCAGGCAATCGCCGGGTTTCGCGACTGGCTGATTGCGTCCCGCCCGCAGATGACGGCCCCGGCCGGTGTCGGGCGAGAGGCGTACGACTGGTTTCTCACCAACGTGCGGCTGATGCCCTACGATTCGGACCAGATCGTGACGCTGGCAGAGCGCGAGCTGCAGCGCCATTGGGCGAATTATACGACGGAGCGCCATCGCAACCGCAATCTGCCCGAACTCGAACTTCCGCAGTCGGCCCAAGAGTACGAAGCTCAGCTCGCCGGAACCGACGCCAAGATTCGCGAATGGCTGGCGGACGAGGAGATCATCTCCATCCCCGATTACATTCCCGACAGCTATCAGGAAGTAGGATATAACGCGCCCTGGATAGTGCGCCCGGAAGGGCCGATGTTCTGGGAGCAGATCCAGTTCCGCGACGCCGCACCGGACCACCTGCACGCTACATTCCCCGGCCATCGCTTCGACGGCATGACCGCCAGGCGCGTATCGCACCCGGTCCGGCGCAACATAAGCGACAGCGGCCGTACCGAAGGATGGGGTTTCTATCTGGAGGAAACCGCCCTCCAGCTCGGCCTGTTCGACGATCGCCCGCGCACGCGCGAGCTGATCTATATCTTCGGCCTGTTCCGCGCCGCCCGAACGATCGGCGACGTGAAGATGCAGCGCAACGAGATGTCGGTGGAAGAAACGATGGCGTACTGGAAGGATTGGACGCCCTACCTCGACGACAACGTGGCGCGCGTCGACGCCGGCATCTACATTCGCCGCCCCCCGGGATACGGCATGACCTATACCATTGGCGCGATGCAGCTGCAGCAGCTTCTGGTCGATCGCAAACGCCAGCTGGGCGACGCGTTTTCGATCAAGGACTTCCACGATTACCTGATGGGAACCGGGCGGCTGCCGGTATCGCTGCTCCGTTACGACCTGACCGGATACGACGACGAAATCGAAAAGCTATGGCGCCACGTCCCTCTGTCGGACGTGCGACCCGCCCAGCGCTGA
- a CDS encoding TonB-dependent receptor plug domain-containing protein, whose protein sequence is MGTKQITGLGAALKGTSALFLSMAVVSTAAAQEMPAEGEPIIVTGSRIPRPDVESNSPVNVIGGEEIKLAVTSETEQLLNALPQAVAGAGAQSNSGNGSATVNLRGLGTVRTLVLQNGRRVVGASQDGVVDLNMIPPSLVARVEVVTGGASAVYGSDAMAGVVNFVMKDDFEGLEIGGSYGISDEGDAARYNLDMTVGGNFADGRGNIVFHGSYYDRAQVKGVARDHALDYLADAVVDGKPVLVESGNGVTPQGTIFSPQLVGLTDPYGNTIGTAGIFFADEGWRAYQPSDGFNDRPYTNLQMPMERWQGSVLGHYDVTDGVTAFWEGSYVHSKINSTLGAVPMSSSGFIPGFQLDLRNPYLDPTLRDFLSANMDGDGDSLVPVNINRRLLDGGSRTSDQTRDFWRFVVGLKGDLTDRLSWEVFFNQGQTKVTDVQGGGVLVDNFANGFLTDPNDPYKCATDDANCVVLDPFGLYSMTPDMIDYIYTDLTNITTIKQKQVGASLTGSLFTLPAGDVGISLGTEYRKESSAFDPDQLYVMGKALSRSAGLSPTAGSFDVVEGYGELYVPILADMPGVRLLAFEGGVRFSDYSTAGSVWSYKLGGEYSPFDGLKFRGLYQRAVRAPNVVELYSGATNTAPQAVDFCNANADRTTAERDFCVNALGVPSAVIDVFQQENQQIRAITGGNPNLQEETSDTWSVGAVIRPDFLPGLQLTVDYYNIKIQDAIGSFGGGLQSVITACNADMSLDNVFCVPLQNRTPDGQLYDVPLLNANIAKMEARGIDYRLDYRHNLGASSLNYYIAGTYLLDNISQGSPIVNPVNCAGYIGGGSCGTASPKWRFTQRLTWEADKLQLSLRHRFIGSAKDGRIAGAKASGADAPALAVPETGAVHYFDLSAYYDVVDNFTLFAGVDNVLDEDPPFYLYERETYDAIGRRFTIGFTANF, encoded by the coding sequence ATGGGAACTAAGCAGATTACAGGTCTTGGCGCTGCGTTGAAGGGCACTTCGGCGCTATTTCTGTCGATGGCAGTGGTGAGCACCGCGGCGGCGCAGGAAATGCCGGCGGAAGGTGAGCCGATCATCGTCACGGGGTCACGCATTCCCCGGCCGGACGTCGAATCGAACAGCCCGGTCAACGTCATCGGCGGGGAGGAAATCAAGCTAGCGGTCACCAGCGAGACCGAGCAGCTCCTCAACGCGCTGCCGCAGGCGGTGGCTGGCGCGGGCGCGCAGTCCAACAGCGGGAACGGATCGGCGACAGTCAATCTGCGCGGTCTGGGCACCGTTCGCACGCTCGTGCTGCAGAACGGCCGCCGGGTCGTGGGCGCATCGCAGGATGGCGTTGTCGACCTCAACATGATCCCGCCGTCCCTGGTTGCCCGGGTCGAGGTGGTGACCGGCGGTGCATCGGCCGTTTACGGTTCCGACGCGATGGCCGGTGTCGTCAACTTCGTCATGAAGGACGACTTCGAAGGGCTTGAGATCGGCGGGTCTTACGGGATCAGCGACGAAGGCGATGCCGCGCGCTACAATCTCGATATGACGGTCGGCGGAAACTTCGCTGACGGCCGCGGCAATATCGTGTTTCACGGCAGCTACTACGACCGGGCCCAGGTCAAGGGCGTGGCGCGCGACCACGCGCTCGATTATCTCGCCGACGCGGTTGTCGACGGCAAGCCGGTGCTGGTCGAATCCGGCAATGGCGTTACCCCGCAGGGCACGATCTTCTCGCCGCAGCTGGTCGGTCTGACCGACCCTTACGGCAACACGATCGGCACGGCGGGTATCTTCTTCGCGGATGAAGGCTGGCGCGCCTACCAGCCCAGCGACGGGTTCAACGATCGCCCGTACACCAATCTCCAGATGCCGATGGAACGCTGGCAGGGTTCGGTCCTGGGTCACTACGACGTTACCGATGGCGTCACCGCTTTCTGGGAAGGCTCTTACGTCCACAGCAAGATCAATTCGACGCTGGGTGCGGTTCCGATGAGCAGCTCCGGCTTCATCCCGGGCTTCCAGCTCGACTTGCGCAACCCCTATCTCGATCCGACGCTGCGCGATTTCCTCAGCGCCAACATGGATGGCGACGGCGACAGTCTGGTCCCGGTCAACATCAACCGTCGTTTGCTGGATGGCGGTTCGCGCACCAGCGATCAGACGCGTGATTTCTGGCGCTTCGTGGTCGGTCTGAAGGGCGACCTTACCGATCGCCTGTCGTGGGAAGTCTTCTTCAACCAGGGCCAGACGAAAGTGACCGACGTGCAGGGCGGCGGCGTCCTGGTCGACAACTTCGCCAATGGCTTCCTGACGGACCCGAACGACCCGTACAAGTGCGCCACCGATGACGCGAACTGCGTCGTGCTTGATCCCTTCGGCCTCTATTCCATGACGCCGGACATGATCGATTATATCTACACCGATCTCACCAATATCACGACGATCAAGCAGAAGCAGGTTGGTGCCAGCCTTACCGGATCGCTGTTCACGCTTCCGGCCGGTGATGTCGGCATCTCGCTCGGCACGGAGTATCGCAAGGAAAGCTCCGCGTTCGATCCCGATCAGCTCTATGTCATGGGCAAGGCGCTTTCGCGCTCTGCCGGGCTCAGCCCGACTGCCGGTTCGTTCGATGTGGTCGAAGGGTATGGGGAGCTCTACGTCCCGATCCTGGCCGACATGCCCGGCGTGCGGCTGCTGGCGTTCGAAGGGGGTGTGCGCTTCTCCGACTATTCGACAGCCGGTTCGGTCTGGTCCTACAAGCTGGGCGGCGAGTATTCACCGTTCGACGGATTGAAGTTCCGCGGTCTTTATCAGCGCGCGGTGCGCGCGCCGAACGTGGTCGAGCTCTATTCGGGTGCGACCAACACGGCACCGCAAGCGGTCGATTTCTGCAACGCGAATGCGGATCGCACCACTGCCGAGCGTGACTTCTGCGTCAATGCGCTGGGCGTGCCGTCTGCCGTCATCGACGTTTTCCAGCAGGAAAATCAGCAGATCCGTGCAATCACTGGCGGCAATCCGAATCTGCAGGAAGAAACGTCCGATACGTGGTCGGTCGGTGCGGTGATCCGGCCGGACTTCCTCCCGGGTCTTCAGCTCACCGTCGATTACTACAACATCAAGATCCAGGACGCGATCGGATCGTTCGGCGGCGGCCTGCAGTCGGTGATCACCGCCTGCAACGCCGACATGTCGCTGGACAACGTGTTCTGCGTCCCGCTGCAGAACCGCACGCCCGATGGCCAGCTCTATGACGTGCCGCTCCTCAATGCCAACATCGCCAAGATGGAGGCGCGCGGGATCGACTATCGTCTGGACTACCGCCACAATCTGGGCGCCTCGTCGCTCAACTACTACATTGCCGGCACGTATCTGCTCGACAACATCTCGCAGGGCAGCCCGATCGTGAACCCGGTCAACTGCGCCGGCTACATCGGTGGTGGCAGCTGCGGTACGGCAAGTCCGAAATGGCGTTTCACCCAGCGGCTGACCTGGGAAGCGGACAAGCTGCAGCTTTCGCTGCGCCATCGCTTCATCGGTTCGGCCAAGGATGGGCGGATCGCCGGTGCGAAGGCATCGGGTGCGGACGCCCCGGCGCTGGCCGTGCCTGAAACCGGTGCGGTGCACTACTTCGATCTCAGCGCCTATTACGATGTGGTCGATAACTTCACCCTCTTCGCCGGGGTGGACAACGTGCTCGACGAAGATCCGCCGTTCTACCTGTATGAGCGTGAGACGTACGACGCCATCGGACGCCGGTTCACCATCGGCTTCACGGCAAACTTCTGA
- a CDS encoding prolyl oligopeptidase family serine peptidase, with product MAAVLFLATASPAAAEGATATDAGAVAGTTLSIGELYRDKSLIGTTPEGYSWAPDNDTVLFLWNDEGYSFRDVWAYSARTGEKTRLTFLGRDSDPEVQQAGIAQAVMLGEGRVAFTLGGQLHIREADGSISPVETDKRAIRKLAVSPDGKWLAFVSGNPVDTRNRVTLGGVLWVRSIGERSDIAARRLVSSDDPKVYVQDYEWASDGKAITFQQSDDRAMPERDIYFYADGELQNNRVIRAFPGDETTRALVGMVSIASGEIRFFDRPDPKHHVWDYGLSGDGERLFISGSDLEAKEHTIYLYDTATGERETFYQLREPRHLRPDWQVDWAPGDDGLIILTDRDGWLQLYHQRQAGETPRQITQGEWEIEGFAVDRATNSLYFTANKSHLADRQIYRVPFTGGEVERVSGAAPGTHQPVYSPDFSRIADWYSSDTMPPELFVIDTARPGTAERVTRSPQPDFYEQTWADTRYVEFPSHVDGMNLVARLSVPANFDPNRRYPVIVGSVYSDAVRNQWGGRRSHPTWGLDQYLVSQGYLVISVNVRGSWGQGRDHNQTQLHSYGETDINDLESGVRYLIAEGHADPDRIGIWGSSYGGLMTIMSLAKKPGVYAAGIAGAPATNVWHAYPSQMWIMGPPEGDDMPERYEAQSALYQSAGIEDPLMIIHGSRDPVVLYSDTIALAEAMIEREQMFELVTLPGAHHGWDLEGLPQTRFSFRKMVEFFDRNVKNRK from the coding sequence ATGGCAGCGGTGCTGTTCCTCGCCACTGCTTCTCCTGCGGCGGCTGAGGGGGCTACGGCAACCGATGCCGGGGCGGTCGCGGGCACGACGCTGTCGATCGGGGAGCTTTACCGTGACAAGAGCCTGATCGGGACCACTCCGGAAGGCTATAGCTGGGCGCCGGACAACGACACCGTCCTGTTTCTGTGGAACGACGAAGGATACAGCTTTCGCGATGTCTGGGCCTATTCCGCGCGGACCGGCGAGAAGACCCGGCTGACTTTCCTAGGCCGCGATAGCGATCCCGAAGTGCAGCAGGCCGGCATCGCCCAGGCGGTTATGCTGGGCGAGGGCCGGGTGGCCTTCACCCTGGGCGGGCAGCTCCACATTCGGGAAGCCGACGGATCGATCTCGCCAGTCGAAACCGACAAGCGGGCGATCCGCAAGCTGGCCGTGTCGCCCGATGGCAAGTGGCTTGCGTTCGTTTCGGGGAACCCGGTTGATACCCGCAATCGTGTCACGCTGGGCGGGGTGCTGTGGGTTCGCAGCATCGGCGAGAGGAGCGATATCGCAGCGCGCCGGCTTGTCAGCAGCGACGATCCGAAAGTTTACGTCCAGGATTACGAATGGGCGAGCGATGGCAAGGCCATCACCTTTCAGCAGTCCGACGACCGGGCGATGCCGGAACGCGACATCTATTTTTATGCAGACGGCGAGCTTCAGAACAATCGTGTAATCCGTGCCTTCCCCGGCGACGAAACGACGCGGGCGCTTGTCGGTATGGTCTCTATCGCCTCGGGCGAGATTCGCTTCTTCGACCGGCCGGACCCCAAGCACCATGTCTGGGACTATGGCCTTTCGGGGGATGGTGAGCGGCTGTTTATCAGCGGCTCCGATCTGGAGGCGAAAGAGCACACCATATATCTCTACGATACCGCGACCGGTGAGCGCGAAACGTTCTATCAGTTGCGTGAACCGCGCCACTTGCGGCCTGACTGGCAAGTGGACTGGGCGCCGGGTGACGATGGCCTGATCATACTGACCGATCGCGATGGCTGGCTGCAGCTCTATCACCAGCGCCAGGCAGGCGAGACCCCGCGCCAGATCACGCAGGGCGAATGGGAAATCGAAGGCTTCGCCGTCGATCGGGCGACGAACTCGCTCTACTTCACGGCGAACAAGTCGCACCTGGCCGATCGTCAGATCTATCGTGTGCCTTTCACCGGGGGCGAGGTGGAGCGCGTTTCGGGCGCTGCACCGGGAACGCATCAGCCGGTCTATTCTCCCGACTTCAGCCGTATCGCCGACTGGTACAGCAGCGATACGATGCCGCCGGAACTGTTCGTGATCGACACTGCCCGGCCGGGAACGGCGGAACGTGTCACCCGTTCGCCCCAGCCGGATTTCTATGAACAGACGTGGGCGGATACCCGCTATGTCGAATTCCCGAGCCATGTGGACGGGATGAATCTGGTCGCCCGGCTCAGCGTGCCGGCGAATTTCGATCCCAACCGGCGCTATCCGGTGATCGTCGGTTCGGTCTATTCGGATGCCGTCCGCAATCAGTGGGGCGGGCGCCGATCCCACCCGACCTGGGGCCTGGATCAGTATCTTGTCAGCCAGGGCTATCTCGTGATCAGCGTCAATGTTCGCGGATCGTGGGGGCAGGGGCGCGACCATAATCAGACGCAGCTGCACAGCTACGGCGAAACCGACATCAACGATCTGGAAAGCGGCGTGCGCTATCTGATCGCGGAAGGTCATGCCGACCCGGACCGGATCGGTATCTGGGGATCAAGCTACGGCGGGCTGATGACGATCATGTCGCTGGCCAAGAAGCCCGGCGTCTATGCCGCGGGCATAGCCGGCGCACCGGCCACCAACGTCTGGCATGCCTACCCCTCTCAGATGTGGATCATGGGACCGCCGGAAGGCGATGACATGCCCGAACGGTACGAGGCGCAATCAGCGCTCTACCAGTCCGCGGGGATAGAAGATCCGCTGATGATCATCCACGGCTCGCGCGACCCGGTGGTGCTCTATTCCGACACCATCGCACTGGCCGAAGCCATGATCGAGCGGGAGCAGATGTTCGAACTGGTCACCCTGCCGGGCGCGCATCACGGCTGGGATCTCGAAGGTTTGCCGCAGACCCGCTTTTCGTTCCGCAAGATGGTCGAATTCTTCGATCGCAACGTGAAGAACAGGAAGTAG